Below is a window of Natrialbaceae archaeon AArc-T1-2 DNA.
TTCTTTCCCTTCCTGGGTCGCGATTACGCTCGTTAAGCTGTCGTACTCCTCGTTTTCGTTGACGGCGTGGATCGACTTTCCAGGCGAGAACTGAACGGGTCCGGTGAAGTGATCGGGAAGGTGTTTCGCGTACTCGTCGTCGGTGTCGACTGACATCGTTGCGCCGAAATAGCGAACGTCAACGCTGTTCTCGAGGAACTCGCCGAAGACGTCCTCGCGGAACTGATCGGCTTCCTCGTCGTCCCCGAGGTCGTACTCATCGTAGTCGACGGCTTTCAGCCGGTCCTCGAGGAGTTCCCCGCGGGTGTACTGGGTCCCCTCCTCGTTGACGTTCCGGATGTAGACGCCGTGACCATCGTCGTCGAGCTGGTCACGCAGGTAGCGTTTCAGACGGACGTCGGTGACGATCGCCTGCTGGGTCTGGGGGTCGATCCGGGGTCGGTTCGCGCCGCTAAGGGGGTTACCGTTCGGGTTCGCGTCAACGGCGTCGTACAGGAAGACGATTTCGGAGCGGTTCTCTACGGTGTCGGATGCGTCTGTCATCTTAGTGTTCCTCCTTGAGGTCGGGTTGGTCGTCGGACTCTACGTTGTCCCAGTCTGGGTGGTCGTTCATGCCGTAAGTAATCCCGAGCGCGTAGTAGAATCGGAGATCGTCAGTGTCGATCTCCCACTCGTCAGGATCGGGATCAAGGATCGTCTCCCGGAGTCGATCGACGATGTAGTCCGCCTTGGTTCCGGGATAGGATCTCCCCTCTTTCTTTTCCTGACGCGTGTAGGTGAGCGTCTTCGCGATCGTCTCCTGGGTCACCTTCTTGATCCGTGAGCGGGTGATCGATTTCACGGGATACTGATCGACCAGCGTCGTCGACCGATCTTCGCTGTACTCCTGGTAGCTCCCGATGTCGCCGACGAGTGCGCCGAGCAAGAACGCGCCTCGACGTTCGGCGGTGACAGACGGCCCGTCGGAATTGGGTGCGAGTGCTGGAGTTTCCTGGATGAACGATTCGAGTTTCGCGTCCGCGGGGTGTCCCCCGTCGGTGGCTAATATCTCTGTTACTGTTGGCATCGTATCTACGTCGTCGTAGGTCGGTTCGTACGTGATCGGTTCTTTCTCCGGGTCGGACGTGGTGAGTAACTCGAGGTCGCCGTCGGCGAGTGCACACAGCTGGGCGAACTGGCTTGCGACCAGAAACGACGGGAACCCGTCGTACTCGTCGTCGGTCTCCTCGCTGCTGATGCGGGAGACGAACTCCTCGAGCAGTACGTCGACGGCGATCGGTTCGCCGCTCAGGACGTTGACCAGCGCCTGGATACGCGGATCGTCCGCGTCGGCGTCGGTGTCATCTCGTCCGGCGAACGTCTGGTAGAAGTACCAGCCCGTCGAGACCGCGTGGAGCCGGTTGTCGTCACCCGCGAGCAGTTCCCATTTCTCGTTCGTCGGCATCGGTGCCGTCCAGTCGTCGCCTTCCTCAGTCGCGAACGCCGAGGCGTTCTCGACCAGTCGATTGTGCGTAAACGCAAGTTGCTTCGGGTAGTGCAACTGGCCGTTCAGCGTCTCTCCGAAGACGTCATAGCGGGACATCTGGTGGGGCATCACGGCCGAAATGTAGAACCGGAGATAGTCTTCGTCGAACAACTCTTCCCGGTTCTCGTAGGCCCGCTCGACCGGCGTCAGGTCATCGTCTGTACTGGCGGCATCGTGGAGAACCCGGTATAGATCACGGGCTTTCTCCGGTGTCGGTCGACCGAAGAAGTACGGCAGGTAGTACACCTTCGCACCAAACGTCCGATACGTACAGGCCTCGACGAACACCCCCGCGTTCATCACCGTCACAGCGGCATCCTCGGAAATCGGGTGGGATCGCCACGCCTCCTCGATGTCCAGCCCTGGGAACTTCTCGAGTTGCTTGCCGAGGAAGTAGTTCTGTGGGTCTTCCGAGGTCCCCACCGTCCGGGACGGCTCTCGCGTGACGAGGTCTGTCGCGTCCCCGGAGGAGTCGTCGGCCTTGTTCTTCGTGACGAGTTTCGAGAGCTTCCGTCGGCGCATCGCCTCGAGGAAGACGTCGATCTCGCCGGGCCAGCGGTACTCGCCGTCCGACTCGGTCTTCACCTGGACGGTCAGGAGGGCTGTCGCGGATTCGCCGCCGAGACTTTTCTTCACACCCTCTTCGATAGTCTCGAGGGCGTCTTCGCTGAGTTCGGCGAGTCGTTCGACGATCCAGCCGTCTTCGTGGGCGTCCGCGGCCTCCCTTACCACACCGTCGGTAGCCCACTTGGTCAACCGTTCTTTGGCGTAGCGGGCAAGCTTCTCGGGATCGCTGTTGCGGCCGGCCTGGTGGGTAACGCTGTGGTCGATCCCGCGTGCAGCCGGGTATTTACAATGGCTGACCTGCTGGACCAGCCCTTCGGTATACCGAGTTAACCAGACCGGTCCGAGGTGATCGTCGGCGAGCCGTGGCTCCGGCCCCGAGATGTCGACGCGGACGACGATCAGGCTGTCGTCCGTGTCGATCAGATCGCCTGCGGCATCGGGCGTCAGGTACGGCGCGTACTCCCCGCCTCCGGTAGTGGCGAGCGTGTAGAGTTTCCCATAGAGGTACTGTAAGTCCCGAAGCGAGCCGGTCGGGGAGTCCGGCAGCTCCTCGGCTAACTCCTCGTCGTCGTAGGCGTCGCGAAACGCCTCAGGCGAAAGCATCCTCTCCCTCGAGTTCGCTTTCCCCCGGCCGGGTTCGGTCCGTGACGTTCACGAACCCCAGCCCGAGCGAGTTTCGTTCTCCGAGTCCGACGTCCAGCGCGAGGTTGAGATGCCTACGGTGGTGGTCGTCTCGGACGCTGTATTCGAACCGCCACTTGCTCAGCACGTAGGTCATCTCCTGGCCTTCGGTCACCGTTACCGGCACGGCAAACGTCTTGATCAACTCATAGCCGTCGAACAGGTCGCCGTCGACCTCGCTCGGCCCCGGAAGGTACTCCGGCGCGAACAGCCGGTGTTTCTTGTCGAGGTTCGCCTCGAGTTGCTCCACCAGCGGCTCGGTCGTGTGCTCGGGTCGCCAGAAGACGGCCGTATCGCCGCCTGGATGACTAATGCCGTACTCCTCGCACTTCCAGGGTGGAATCCGCACCAACAACCCGGTCCCCGTCTCGAGAACGCCCCGCGTCCCCGGTTCGCCGACGTCAGGCTCGAGGGAGCTCACGTCCTCGACGCGAAACGGCATCTCGCCGATATTCAGTTCCCGGTTCACGAGCAAATCCTCGGCGACGTGTGCGAGCAACTCCTCGTCGTGTGAGGCCACGAGCAGCGTTCGCTCGTCATCCTCGCGCATATCCCGGGGCGGAAAAGGATTCGACATCACAAATCCTGGTGGATCGTCCGTGTCGTGGATACCATCGTAGCCAGTCCCCTCAAGCGCCCGCCAGATCCGCCCCCGAAGCTTGTGGTGATAGGTATCGTCGTAGGCAGCGTCCGCTCGAGCGGACAGATGTGCCATAATACGCATTGTTAACCCCCACCATTATCTGCTATCTTCATAATGTCCTGATTGTTCATCGGAACATCATAAAGCTACTGCCCTCCCCCACCCCAACAATCGACTCACGGATAGAAGAAAAAAGATGTCTTCATCCTCAAGCAGACGCCCATGACCAACCACGATCCTGACGCCCAATCACGCAAAACAACAGCCTGCCCGGTCTGTGGAACCGATGACACGACCCTCGAGCACCCCGACACTACCGACGACGTCTTCGTCTGGAAGTGCACCGCGTGCGACCCGCTCGTCGAAGAACACCCTGACAGCGACGAGCTAGTCGCCCCGCCGGAGTCACGACTGCGGGCCGGCGGGCTACTCCTCCTCCTCGAGATCCCCGTCGGCACCGCTCGTCTGGATCCGTCAGGAATTCGATTCGGAAAGCTGCAGTCACAGTCCAAGAGGGGGATGGGGAATGTGAATGGGTATGGGAGGCACTCCCCAATCCCGAATATAACCTTGCCAGTCTAATACCTTCACAGAAATAACAAGTTTTGCGCGAAGAGGTATTCACTCCAGACATGAAGAGGGGGAGGAAGACGAAATCCCTTCGCCACCCGGGAAGCGACGAAGGCGATCCCATGGGAAGGTGCATCCGCGATCCGGGAGCATACCCACCCGAGGCAGTTCGGGTCGAACCGCGGAACGTTCTCCCCACAGTGAGAAGCTTCTGGTTGAACCTATACCTGACGGAGACGGTGAAACAAGGCAGGTAGTTGTGAGATCGCGGCTCTCTGCGTGAGTGATACAGAGCGGGTCTCTTGTGTTCTGGTTCCGACTGGAGTCCGACGTATTCGTCCCTAGATCACTGGGCGAATACGATACGAGTACACAATTGCATCGCGGGGATTCCCACGCAACGGAGGGGCGATACCTTCGTTATCGAGGAGGCGATTTTCGAGGTCACGAACGCGAGCACCGACGGTTGGGTGAGCTCACCGACGAGGATGCCCGCACAGAGGGATCGTCGAACCTCGAGGCGTACAAAGCGCCGCATCGAAGCGACACACGACACCGAGCGGGACGACGAGAGCGAGACGGTGTGACACGAGTTCGAGCACTCCTATAACCTGTCGTGTTGAAGAGCGCTCTCTGAGAGCGAATTCACGAAACTGAATTAAGGATCAGCACCAAGAAGCCATGAACGACTCTGTCTGAGGAAGTGGCTGGACTCAAACGCCGCTCTTCAACAGAGCACTTGTCTTGAGTTCGTTGTGTAGCGGAACGGTCACACGTCGTTGATCGTCCGGGTTCGTCGGATGGCGATAGTACAGTTGTGCATGATCTCCTGTCGTTCGTCGCCATTCGAACCCACCAACGTTGACAAGTACTTTGACGACCTCTCGTCCGGAGCACGTCCGTCGTCCCATCCCTACTTCAGCGTATCTGGCAGCTCCTGGTCACCAGTTGTGTTCGACTCGGGATCGATACCGAACTCTCGAAGCTCCTCGTCGGTTGGCTCACCTCCAATTTCATCGTTATGAAGCGCAACAGCCTCGTCGAGGTTCTCGAGCGCTGCTCTTCGTGACTGTCCCTGCGTCGTGACACCGGTATCAATGTCTTTAGCGATCCACCAGTCACCTTCACGCCACAGATGGATTTCATCCTCGTGAGCGTTTCCGCCGTTTACAGAGCTAGCCATCCTACTGTGCGCAGGTTGTCCGACAAGCAGTATAAACATTCGGCCGGGAGGGAACTCGAATCGAGAGATATCCCAGAGACACCTGTCGTCTCCAGACGTTCCGTCGAACCCTGTCCGTCGTACTGACCACCGACGACCACTCGAGGAGGACACCCGAAGCTACCCAACCCTGCACCCACCCGCGGTCGTGAGATGGATTCGTTCGTTCCCTGAGATGTTCGACCTCTCGTCTCACCTCGAGTGGAGTCCGCTGTTGTACCTCGAGTCGAGGTCGTGGTTTCTCCCGGAATTTCGACGTCCGCCGGGAAGACGAGGCGGCGTTCGGTGTACTCGAGACCGTTCTTTCGTTCGGTGCGTTACTATCGTTCGCCTCGCGAGTCGAATATCAAAATTCCTCAAAAAGAGCATCCTCATCGGCAGCCGAAAACCGATACCCATCGGAACGGCGGAGTTCGTCGCGTATCGCCGCGAGTTCGTCGGCAGTTTCGATCGCGTCGACCCGGATTGCTGCTTTCAGAAACAGTGTGAGGTCCCAGATCGGTATCCCTCGCTGTTGACCGATCGTCCCGACGTGAGCGTCATCAGTAACGAGTCGACGATTCCGTTCGGCTGCGATCGCGAGACACTGCGCATCGGTCATCGACAGCGCATGATCCTGAACGTCTTCGGCCAATTGCAGTTCCGGCTGTGTCGGGGTGAGGATAGTCAGCCAGCCACCGTTGTAGGATTTCACCTCGTCGATACGGGTGACGAACTCGTACCCGACCGCTTTTGCACGGTTGAGCTCAGAAATAACTGCTGTCGGCGTTCCAATCGCGTCAAACACCTCCGGTAGCAACTGTAGTTGATCGATCTTTGCCAGCGCGCTCAACACGTTGTTGTCGACGACCGTCATCAGTACGTCATCCTCTCACCCATCGAACTCGTCGAGTTCACGTTCCCGGTCAGCAGCATCCAGAAACCCGGCGGTCCGACTAATCCCGCGGTCAGCGAGTTCGTCCTTGAAACTCTCGGCCGACATCCCTGCCAATTCGGCACCACGGTTTAGGCTGACAGCACCCGTTCGGTACTTTTCGATCGCAAGCGACGTCCGCAGTTCCGGCCGTCGTCGTAACAGTTCACGCACCGCCTCCTCGAGGACGTCATCGGCGTCCTCGTAGCCGCCAACGGCCGCAATCGTTTCGACGTCGTTCGCGAAGGTCGTCATTAGTCCGTGGTACGGCTGAATCAGTGATAAACACTGGGGCGCATCGATTTCGTCCGGGACCAACCGGGGACACCTGTCGTCTCCAGACCCTTCTTCGAACCCCGTCCGCCGTGCTGACCACCGACGACCACTCGAGGGAGACACCCACAGCTACCCGACCCTGCACCACCCGCGGTCGTGAGATGGATTCGTTCGGTCCCTGAGACGTTCGGGCTCTCTCGAGGTCGCTGTCTCCCCCCTGTCCCCGGTTATCCGAGGACGTCAGCTGTCACCGGCACTCCCGTCACTGGTCTGTGGATCCCGTTGTCTCCCCAGGGATATCCACATCCGCCGGCAGGACGATCCGGCGTTCGGTGTACTCGAGGCCGTTCTTTCGCTCGGTACGCCTTCTGATGGCGAGGCGGTTCCTCGAGAGATCGAGCAACGGATCGATCATCCGCGAGACCAGCTTCTTCGCGTAGGCGTCACTGATGCCGGGTTCCTGTCTGCGGATCCAGTGTTTGAGATCGCTGGCCGTGACGTACGCCTTGATCCCAGCGCCGCCAGGTTCCCAGGGATCGTCGCCGACGCTCGCGTCCGTCCGTGCCTTCCAGAGTTTCGCGGCCAGTCTCGTCGGCAGGGCACTGGTCGTCGACCGAAGCATCTCCTCGTCCATCCGGGCCAGTTGCTGGATCGGCAGCAGGTCGCCGTAGGCGAGGGTCACCTCACCACCGCGTGCGAGTGGGTCGGCCTGCTCGGGCAGGCGATAATAGGTGTGGCCGTCGGCTTTCGTGATCCGCTCGAGTGTGCCCCCGGCGACCTCGAGTTCGGTTTCGTCGACGGTGTCGGCCCGGAGATGCGCCCCCTTCTCGAGTTCGCGGGCCTGGAGCTCGCGGACGCGGTCGTTGGTCGCCTCGAGCTTTCGCTCGTGGGCCTCGAGGCGCGCCTCGATCCGGGCGTCTCTCGTCTCGAGATCGTCCTCTACGTCCTCGACGTGTGCCTCGAGGTCCGCGACGCGTGCGTCCAGGCGTTCGTTTTCGGCCGTGGTCTCCTCGAGGTCGGCCTCGAGGGCCGCGATCCGCTCGTCTTTCGCCGCGAGCTCGGCCTCGAGGTCGTCGATATGGGACTCGAGAGCGGTCAGGCGGGCCTCGAGGTCTCTCGTCGGGTCCCGGCTCTGGCGCTCGAGCGCCGTCGCGCCGTCAGTTCCCATCGTCTGCACCCCCATCGGCTCCGAGTTCGTCCGTACACCCGTCTCGATCGTCCGTACACCCGTCTCGAGACGCGACCACTCCCGGCTTCGGGCCGAGCCACGACGTCGACGCGACGCCTCGAGCCCGGACCATCCCATCGTCGTCCGACAGCGCCCGGCGTGCACACTCGACTTCCGCACGGATCTCCCGGCAATGGCGCGTGAACTCGCGGCGCTCGTCGTCACTTCGGCTGGCGCTCTCGAGGAGAGCGGCCGCGAGGCGGTCGATGGCCTCGAGGCGGGCTTCGTCGGTGAGGGCGTTCGGGTCTGGTATGTGGTGGTCGGATGTGTGGTGGTCAGTCGTCTGGTCGTCGGTCGTTGCTTCGCGCGGTCGGTCGGGGTTTTTATGTCCCCGTGAATCCTCGTTCGACATGGCTTCCGTAGGGCGGATACGGGAGCTACTCGCGGACTCGGTGGGGCAAACACCGGTCCGCTATTCTGTGACTCAGCGCTTCAGAGAGCCACGTATAGCTTCCGTACTGAAGAACATACTCTCTATTGACATAAGTCTTGACAACGTTCGTCGATAGGAAAAAACAACGTTCGTATACAGTCCTTGGACAGATAGTGCTGACTTTTCTGTACCGCTGGCGCGAACTCACAAACAGATGGTAGAGCGGGTTCCCTGGATGGCTCCTGTCGACTACGAGATTATGCTCTTTTTCGATGAATACCCGATCTTGGTTTCCCCGAAAGTGCTCGCAGTGAATATCGAGTACGATCGTCAGTACGTGAGCAGACGATGTAGCGCACTCTCGGATGCGGAACTGTTGGAATCCGTCGACACCGGCCTGTATCAACTGACCGAGAAAGGACAGGCGTACCTTGAGGGCGAGCTCGATGTGAGTGAACTCGAGCAAGAGAAATAGGAGAGTATTCTCGAGAGAATAACACCTCGAAAGCCCCGAGTCGCTCGAGGGCTGCGACTCGCTGCGGTCCTCGCCTCGCTTCGCTCGGCTGTGGTCCTTACTCCGCGAGGCCTTCGGCCTCGCTGATCCCTCGCTCGCTCCGCTCGCGAGGACTTCGTCTCGCACCTCGAGCGCCTCGCCCCTTACAGTCCCACCCGTGGTGTAAGGTTAGGCGGCTATCGCCGGCGGATGCGTAGTCTGCGTTTAAATGGTCTCAATCAGATCGAGCGACGTTACCAGGTCAGTCCTTCGTAGGTGATTCCCTCCCGACGCTGGATGATCCGTCGTCCGTCGACGACCACCGGTGTCGCCATCGCATTGAACTCCTCGTCGAGCGTCGCGAACTCGTCCCAGTCGGTGACGATGACGGACCCATCGGCACCCTCGAGGGCGTCCGCTGCCGACTCCGTATACTCGACGTCGGGGAATCGTTCTTGCATTGGCTCG
It encodes the following:
- a CDS encoding MarR family transcriptional regulator codes for the protein MVERVPWMAPVDYEIMLFFDEYPILVSPKVLAVNIEYDRQYVSRRCSALSDAELLESVDTGLYQLTEKGQAYLEGELDVSELEQEK
- the cas7b gene encoding type I-B CRISPR-associated protein Cas7/Csh2, producing MTDASDTVENRSEIVFLYDAVDANPNGNPLSGANRPRIDPQTQQAIVTDVRLKRYLRDQLDDDGHGVYIRNVNEEGTQYTRGELLEDRLKAVDYDEYDLGDDEEADQFREDVFGEFLENSVDVRYFGATMSVDTDDEYAKHLPDHFTGPVQFSPGKSIHAVNENEEYDSLTSVIATQEGKEQGGFDLDDHRIQYGLIRFHGLVDEHGAEDTKLTADDVKRLDTLCWRAIKNQTISRSKVGQEPRLYCRVEYAEESFHLGGLDRDLELDEERSEPEEELRTVRDLTLEVDGFVDRLANASGRIERVRMVASDVLELSHDDEVGGPKVLYDALEDALGSGTVEVVDVYEEHTTTLPNAE
- a CDS encoding UPF0175 family protein — its product is MTTFANDVETIAAVGGYEDADDVLEEAVRELLRRRPELRTSLAIEKYRTGAVSLNRGAELAGMSAESFKDELADRGISRTAGFLDAADRERELDEFDG
- the cas6 gene encoding CRISPR-associated endoribonuclease Cas6 encodes the protein MAHLSARADAAYDDTYHHKLRGRIWRALEGTGYDGIHDTDDPPGFVMSNPFPPRDMREDDERTLLVASHDEELLAHVAEDLLVNRELNIGEMPFRVEDVSSLEPDVGEPGTRGVLETGTGLLVRIPPWKCEEYGISHPGGDTAVFWRPEHTTEPLVEQLEANLDKKHRLFAPEYLPGPSEVDGDLFDGYELIKTFAVPVTVTEGQEMTYVLSKWRFEYSVRDDHHRRHLNLALDVGLGERNSLGLGFVNVTDRTRPGESELEGEDAFA
- the cas8b gene encoding type I-B CRISPR-associated protein Cas8b/Csh1; the protein is MLSPEAFRDAYDDEELAEELPDSPTGSLRDLQYLYGKLYTLATTGGGEYAPYLTPDAAGDLIDTDDSLIVVRVDISGPEPRLADDHLGPVWLTRYTEGLVQQVSHCKYPAARGIDHSVTHQAGRNSDPEKLARYAKERLTKWATDGVVREAADAHEDGWIVERLAELSEDALETIEEGVKKSLGGESATALLTVQVKTESDGEYRWPGEIDVFLEAMRRRKLSKLVTKNKADDSSGDATDLVTREPSRTVGTSEDPQNYFLGKQLEKFPGLDIEEAWRSHPISEDAAVTVMNAGVFVEACTYRTFGAKVYYLPYFFGRPTPEKARDLYRVLHDAASTDDDLTPVERAYENREELFDEDYLRFYISAVMPHQMSRYDVFGETLNGQLHYPKQLAFTHNRLVENASAFATEEGDDWTAPMPTNEKWELLAGDDNRLHAVSTGWYFYQTFAGRDDTDADADDPRIQALVNVLSGEPIAVDVLLEEFVSRISSEETDDEYDGFPSFLVASQFAQLCALADGDLELLTTSDPEKEPITYEPTYDDVDTMPTVTEILATDGGHPADAKLESFIQETPALAPNSDGPSVTAERRGAFLLGALVGDIGSYQEYSEDRSTTLVDQYPVKSITRSRIKKVTQETIAKTLTYTRQEKKEGRSYPGTKADYIVDRLRETILDPDPDEWEIDTDDLRFYYALGITYGMNDHPDWDNVESDDQPDLKEEH
- a CDS encoding type II toxin-antitoxin system HicB family antitoxin, whose product is MASSVNGGNAHEDEIHLWREGDWWIAKDIDTGVTTQGQSRRAALENLDEAVALHNDEIGGEPTDEELREFGIDPESNTTGDQELPDTLK